The Echinicola rosea genome has a segment encoding these proteins:
- a CDS encoding SusC/RagA family TonB-linked outer membrane protein, whose protein sequence is MRKHLQCMGILLFAQLLLLLFHGAAAYGQQTTVSGTVTSGEDGTTLPGVNILLKGTGKGTISDIDGKYSITVPSTGTLVFTFIGYKSREMAIGNRTVLDVEMNPDLQALDEVVVVGFGEQKKATMTGAVASIGDKELVQSPVANISNSLVGRLPGLIAVQSSGEPGYDQSSLKIRGIATLNTGAESDPLILVDGVQRSNLNQIDPHEIETLSILKDASATAVFGVRGANGVILITTKTGSKGKPEINYTANFGLQSPNSLPDLLDSYQYAMLRNEASVNSGQEPYFSESSLELYRNGGDPYFHPNVDWFDLVLKDYSAQQQHNFNISGGTDNTRYFVSLGYFDQNGAYDVQDVQTAYSANPKFKRYNFRSNFDIDFNKDFSASVKLSGQFTDSNYPGYGAGEIFFRILNSNPMMNPGVIEGKLISGVEGLPSSSGSPLDAIVNNGYQRNFGSTMNTNVSLKHKLGFITEGLSVRGMVAYDNYYQHNVSRSKESMKYRIVKDPEDPTQPVFLPQGMDAPFSFGESYGRNRKTYFEGAVDYTRSFGQHNITGMALYMQERYTAPGQEYNVPRGYQGLVGRVTYNYKEKYLSEFNMGYNGSENFPEGKRFGFFPSFSLGWVLTEESFIPTGDFLSYIKIRGSYGEVGNDKIGGARFLYLPSVFYPNSGGYHFGQYGNNYQWYSGSQEGRVGNPDVTWERAKKFNLGIETGFFEDKLRINADIFAEKRDNILWYLGTVPDLVQADLPPVNIGKVENKGFELEVNFNDQIGEFKYWVKSNYSLAKNKILYMDEPNRAHEWLQRTGHPVGQYWGLQSDGFYNTEEELASAPTSAFTAELQVGDIRYIDQNDDGTIDQYDEVPIGNSNFPQVIYGLSFGGQYKGFDFSVLFQGADRVSTYIDQMGAWAFDTDWRNATSRHLERWTQERYEQNLPITYPRVELSPTSGKHNYRPSDFWLEDASYIRLKNAEIAYNFQSRFLNRLGVTNLRVFANGNNLLTWSDMVNFDPEAPAGRGGFYPQMRVYNLGLNVRF, encoded by the coding sequence CAGTGACCTCTGGGGAAGATGGAACCACCTTGCCTGGTGTGAATATCCTTTTAAAAGGTACCGGAAAGGGTACCATTTCGGATATCGATGGTAAGTACTCCATCACCGTGCCCTCCACGGGCACCTTGGTCTTTACCTTTATTGGCTATAAGTCCAGGGAAATGGCCATTGGGAACCGAACGGTGCTGGATGTCGAAATGAATCCAGACCTCCAGGCGTTGGACGAAGTAGTGGTAGTGGGATTTGGAGAGCAGAAGAAGGCGACCATGACAGGGGCGGTGGCCAGCATTGGAGACAAGGAGCTGGTACAGAGCCCAGTGGCCAATATCAGTAACTCCCTTGTAGGCCGGCTACCAGGGCTTATTGCCGTGCAGTCCAGTGGGGAACCCGGCTATGACCAATCCAGTTTGAAAATCCGGGGAATTGCTACCCTCAATACAGGGGCCGAATCAGATCCGCTGATCTTGGTGGACGGCGTTCAGCGTTCCAACCTTAACCAGATCGATCCGCATGAAATCGAAACTTTGAGTATCCTTAAGGATGCCTCTGCCACTGCGGTATTTGGGGTGCGGGGAGCCAATGGGGTGATCCTTATCACCACCAAAACCGGTAGCAAGGGAAAGCCCGAGATCAACTACACGGCCAATTTTGGGCTCCAAAGTCCAAATTCACTGCCAGATTTGCTGGACAGCTATCAGTATGCCATGCTGCGAAACGAAGCCAGCGTCAATTCCGGACAGGAACCTTACTTTAGTGAATCTTCGCTGGAACTGTACCGGAACGGGGGCGATCCCTACTTCCATCCAAATGTGGACTGGTTTGACCTTGTGCTAAAAGACTATTCTGCCCAACAACAACATAATTTTAATATCAGCGGGGGAACGGACAACACCCGGTACTTTGTATCCCTTGGATATTTTGACCAGAACGGAGCATATGATGTCCAAGATGTGCAGACAGCCTATTCGGCCAATCCAAAATTTAAGCGGTATAACTTCCGCTCCAATTTTGATATTGACTTCAATAAGGACTTTTCCGCTTCGGTAAAGCTCAGTGGCCAGTTTACCGATTCCAATTATCCAGGCTACGGGGCAGGAGAAATCTTTTTCAGGATCCTTAATTCCAATCCCATGATGAATCCCGGGGTCATTGAAGGGAAACTGATCTCCGGTGTGGAAGGGCTTCCTTCCAGCTCGGGAAGCCCGTTGGATGCCATTGTCAATAACGGCTACCAACGGAATTTCGGGAGTACCATGAACACCAATGTGAGCCTAAAGCACAAGTTGGGCTTTATTACAGAGGGATTGAGCGTACGGGGGATGGTGGCCTATGACAACTACTACCAGCATAATGTGAGCAGGAGTAAGGAAAGCATGAAATACCGGATCGTAAAGGATCCAGAAGACCCTACCCAACCGGTGTTTTTGCCCCAGGGGATGGATGCGCCGTTTTCCTTTGGTGAAAGCTATGGAAGGAACAGAAAGACCTATTTTGAAGGGGCTGTGGACTACACGCGCAGTTTTGGGCAACACAACATCACTGGTATGGCCCTTTATATGCAGGAACGCTATACCGCTCCCGGACAGGAATACAACGTGCCCAGAGGCTATCAGGGGCTGGTCGGAAGGGTGACCTATAACTATAAGGAAAAGTACCTTTCCGAATTCAACATGGGCTATAATGGTTCGGAAAACTTTCCAGAAGGCAAGCGGTTCGGTTTTTTCCCTTCCTTTTCCTTGGGCTGGGTGCTGACCGAAGAGTCCTTCATACCAACGGGAGATTTCTTGTCTTATATCAAGATACGTGGTTCGTATGGTGAAGTAGGGAACGACAAGATCGGCGGGGCTCGGTTCCTTTACCTGCCATCAGTCTTCTATCCCAACAGTGGAGGGTACCATTTTGGCCAATATGGAAACAATTACCAGTGGTATTCCGGATCCCAGGAAGGCCGAGTGGGCAATCCTGATGTTACTTGGGAGAGGGCAAAGAAATTCAACCTTGGGATAGAGACCGGTTTTTTTGAGGACAAGCTCCGGATCAATGCCGATATCTTTGCCGAAAAAAGGGACAATATCCTCTGGTACCTGGGTACCGTGCCTGATTTGGTGCAGGCTGACCTGCCCCCAGTGAACATAGGTAAAGTGGAAAACAAAGGTTTTGAACTGGAAGTGAACTTCAACGACCAAATCGGGGAATTCAAATACTGGGTAAAGTCTAATTATTCCCTGGCCAAAAACAAGATCCTGTACATGGACGAGCCCAATAGGGCCCATGAATGGCTGCAGCGTACCGGGCATCCGGTAGGTCAATACTGGGGATTGCAAAGCGATGGTTTTTACAATACCGAAGAAGAGCTCGCATCGGCCCCGACATCGGCATTTACGGCCGAACTCCAAGTAGGGGATATCCGCTATATAGACCAAAATGATGACGGTACCATCGACCAGTACGATGAAGTGCCCATCGGGAATTCAAATTTCCCACAGGTCATCTATGGGCTTTCCTTTGGAGGACAGTACAAGGGCTTTGATTTTTCGGTGCTGTTCCAAGGTGCCGACAGGGTGTCCACTTACATCGACCAGATGGGTGCCTGGGCATTTGATACCGATTGGCGGAATGCCACTTCCCGGCACTTGGAACGTTGGACGCAAGAGCGGTATGAGCAGAACCTTCCCATTACCTATCCGCGGGTGGAACTGTCCCCCACATCAGGGAAGCATAATTACCGACCTTCTGATTTTTGGTTGGAGGATGCCAGCTATATCCGCTTGAAAAATGCGGAGATCGCTTATAATTTCCAAAGCCGTTTTTTGAACAGGCTCGGAGTGACCAACCTTCGGGTATTTGCCAATGGTAACAACCTGTTGACCTGGAGCGATATGGTGAATTTTGACCCTGAAGCACCTGCAGGAAGGGGTGGTTTTTACCCTCAGATGCGGGTGTACAACTTGGGACTGAACGTCCGCTTTTAA